A single Ziziphus jujuba cultivar Dongzao chromosome 11, ASM3175591v1 DNA region contains:
- the LOC107432457 gene encoding ultraviolet-B receptor UVR8 isoform X1 yields MAERYRPVLIEELPSHLILEILSSGRLSAIDLVCLELTSRTFGGSHGLYPHKFRSLVEFAAFQLCLSHSTYSRMELSTQRELFDRCGGNWKRILRFLQSVEQSSDMVETSAGNQMQITTGRYHTFLISSSSVYSCGSGLCGVLGHGPETTQCVTFTPINFPSLVHVIQVSASNNHAAFVMKSGEVFTCGDNSSFCCGHKDTSRPIFRPRLVEALKEVPCKQVAAGLNFTVFLTRRGHVYTCGTNTLGQLGHGDTIDRPTPKVIELLEEIGSVVQIAAGPSYVLAVTDNGAVYSFGSGSNFCLGHGEQHGEFQPRVIQTFKRKGIHVLRVSAGDEHAVALDSSGCVYTWGKGYCGALGHGDEIDKTTPALLNSLKSHLAVQICARKRKTFVLVDDGSVYGFGWMGFGSLGFPDRGASDKVLRPRVLDSLKPHHVSQISTGLYHTVAVTNRGRIFGFGDNERAQLGHDTLRACLEPTEIFVQEMADDLNLLPESL; encoded by the exons ATGGCGGAACGGTATAGACCGGTTTTGATTGAGGAATTACCATCGCATttgattttagaaattttaagcTCCGGTCGGCTTAGTGCCATTGATCTTGTATGCTTAGAGTTGACTTCTAGGACATTTGGAGGGAGTCATGGGTTATACCCTCACAAGTTTCGGTCATTGGTGGAGTTCGCGGCGTTTCAACTATGTCTTTCTCATTCTACATATTCTCGAATGGAATTGAGTACTCAGAGAGAACTCTTCGATCGGTGTGGTGGGAATTGGAAGCGGATTTTGAGGTTCTTGCAGTCTGTGGAGCAATCATCTGACATGGTCGAGACATCAGCAGGCAAT CAGATGCAGATTACTACTGGAAGATACCACACATTCTTGATCAGCAGTTCATCTGTGTACTCGTGTGGATCTGGCTTGTGCGGTGTTCTCGGTCATGGTCCTGAAACTACACAATGTGTAACATTTACTCCCATTAATTTCCCATCTTTGGTACACGTTATTCAAGTTTCTGCTTCTAACAATCATGCTGCTTTTGTCATGAAATCTGGAGAG GTGTTCACATGTGGAGATAATTCGTCCTTTTGCTGCGGGCACAAGGATACAAGCCGACCCATTTTTAGGCCTAGACTTGTTGAAGCACTGAAAGAAGTTCCTTGCAAGCAG GTTGCTGCAGGGCTTAATTTTACAGTGTTTCTCACAAGAAGAGGCCATGTCTATACCTGTGGAACCAACACACTTGGCCAACTTGGTCATGGAGATACTATAGACAGACCAACACCCAAAGTTATTGAACTGCTTGAGGAAATTGGTTCTGTAGTCCAGATTGCTGCTGGTCCAAGTTATGTTTTAGCTGTAACCGACAATGGAGCTGTCTACTCTTTTGGGTCGGGTTCAAATTTCTGTCTTGGCCATGGAGAGCAACATGGTGAGTTCCAGCCACGTGTCATCCAGACATTTAAGAGAAAGGGTATCCATGTGCTTCGTGTTTCTGCTGGTGATGAGCATGCTGTGGCACTTGATTCCAGTGGATGT GTATATACCTGGGGTAAGGGCTACTGTGGTGCTTTAGGCCATGGTGATGAGATTGATAAGACTACTCCAGCACTTTTGAACAGCCTTAAGAGCCACCTAGCTGTGCAG ATCTGTGCTAGAAAGAGGAAAACCTTTGTTCTGGTTGATGATGGTTCagtatatggttttggatggaTGGGCTTTGGCAGCCTTGGGTTTCCAGACAGGGGAGCATCTGATAAAGTATTAAGACCTCGAGTCCTTGACAGCCTGAAGCCTCATCATGTTTCTCAAATCAGCACCGGGCTATATCACACTGTTGCAGTTACCAACCGGGGAAGAATCTTTGGATTTGGAGATAATGAAAGGGCACAGCTTGGGCATGACACTTTGAGAGCATGCCTTGAACCGACTGAAATTTTTGTACAAGAAATGGCTGATGATTTGAATCTTCTTCCAGAAAGCTTGTGA
- the LOC107432435 gene encoding CBS domain-containing protein CBSX5: protein MAVSLLAHEVSDLCLAKPALRSLSVSATVAEALTALKNSDDTSISVWDCNHSSSSKSAGNNVSAVDGIGNNGGGGGECRCVGKICMVDVICFLSKPQNLLSPCDALKAPVSDLLPKIPGLVMHVQPSSSLLEAIDLILQGAQNLVVPIQTRLSSRRKQYPKPSTNSTTITVHNGREFCWLTQEDVIRFLLSSIGLFSPIPALSIDALGIITTDFLATDYHSPASSALDLISHSLADQTSVAVVDSDGTLIGEISPFTLACCDETVAAAIATLSSGDLMAYIDCGGPPEDLVRVVKQRLKQRNLEGMLEEFSIMSSPAGGNPPSSSSDEESSMSPTTTLPRSARYSRSSSYSARMVRRAEAIVCHPKSSLVAVMIQAIAHRVNYVWVIEDDCSLVGIVTFSDMLKVFREHLDTLA from the exons ATGGCAGTGAGCTTGTTGGCGCATGAGGTATCGGACCTCTGTCTGGCCAAACCGGCACTGAggtctctctctgtctctgccACCGTCGCTGAAGCCTTGACCGCTCTCAAAAACTCCGACGACACATCCATCAGTGTATGGGATTGCAaccattcttcttcttccaaatcAGCAGGTAACAACGTCTCCGCCGTTGACGGCATCGGAAAcaacggtggtggtggtggtgagtgCCGGTGTGTAGGCAAAATTTGCATGGTGGATGTGATATGCTTTCTGAGCAAGCCACAGAATTTGTTGTCTCCTTGTGATGCTCTCAAGGCACCTGTCTCTGATCTTTTACCGAAGATTCCAGGCCTCGTGATGCATGTTCAGCCTTCTTCCAG CTTACTGGAAGCCATTGATCTAATCCTACAAGGGGCTCAAAACCTGGTGGTTCCAATCCAAACAAGATTGAGTTCAAGAAGAAAGCAATACCCAAAACCTTCAACCAACTCAACCACCATTACCGTCCACAACGGCCGCGAATTCTGCTGGTTAACCCAAGAAGACGTAATCCGATTCCTTCTCAGCTCCATCGGACTCTTTTCCCCAATTCCTGCTCTCTCAATCGACGCTCTTGGAATCATCACCACCGACTTCTTGGCCACCGATTACCACTCTCCGGCGAGCTCTGCTCTCGACCTCATCTCCCACTCCCTCGCCGACCAAACCTCCGTCGCTGTCGTCGATTCCGACGGAACCTTGATCGGCGAGATCTCGCCCTTCACTCTTGCTTGCTGCGACGAGACGGTGGCCGCCGCCATCGCAACGCTCTCCTCCGGCGACCTGATGGCCTACATTGACTGTGGAGGTCCGCCGGAGGATTTAGTCAGGGTTGTGAAGCAGAGGCTGAAACAGAGGAATCTGGAAGGGATGTTGGAGGAGTTCAGCATCATGTCGTCGCCGGCAGGTGGGAACCCACCGTCGTCTTCGTCGGATGAAGAGTCTTCAATGTCTCCGACGACGACATTGCCGAGGTCCGCGAGGTACAGCAGGTCGAGTAGCTACTCGGCGAGGATGGTGAGGAGGGCTGAAGCCATCGTTTGCCATCCCAAGAGCTCGCTTGTGGCGGTGATGATTCAGGCTATAGCTCACCGTGTGAACTATGTGTGGGTTATTGAAGATGATTGTAGCTTGGTCGGAATTGTTACATTTTCCGATATGTTGAAAGTTTTCCGGGAACATTTGGACACTTTGGCATAG
- the LOC107432457 gene encoding ultraviolet-B receptor UVR8 isoform X2 codes for MAERYRPVLIEELPSHLILEILSSGRLSAIDLVCLELTSRTFGGSHGLYPHKFRSLVEFAAFQLCLSHSTYSRMELSTQRELFDRCGGNWKRILRFLQSVEQSSDMVETSAGNMQITTGRYHTFLISSSSVYSCGSGLCGVLGHGPETTQCVTFTPINFPSLVHVIQVSASNNHAAFVMKSGEVFTCGDNSSFCCGHKDTSRPIFRPRLVEALKEVPCKQVAAGLNFTVFLTRRGHVYTCGTNTLGQLGHGDTIDRPTPKVIELLEEIGSVVQIAAGPSYVLAVTDNGAVYSFGSGSNFCLGHGEQHGEFQPRVIQTFKRKGIHVLRVSAGDEHAVALDSSGCVYTWGKGYCGALGHGDEIDKTTPALLNSLKSHLAVQICARKRKTFVLVDDGSVYGFGWMGFGSLGFPDRGASDKVLRPRVLDSLKPHHVSQISTGLYHTVAVTNRGRIFGFGDNERAQLGHDTLRACLEPTEIFVQEMADDLNLLPESL; via the exons ATGGCGGAACGGTATAGACCGGTTTTGATTGAGGAATTACCATCGCATttgattttagaaattttaagcTCCGGTCGGCTTAGTGCCATTGATCTTGTATGCTTAGAGTTGACTTCTAGGACATTTGGAGGGAGTCATGGGTTATACCCTCACAAGTTTCGGTCATTGGTGGAGTTCGCGGCGTTTCAACTATGTCTTTCTCATTCTACATATTCTCGAATGGAATTGAGTACTCAGAGAGAACTCTTCGATCGGTGTGGTGGGAATTGGAAGCGGATTTTGAGGTTCTTGCAGTCTGTGGAGCAATCATCTGACATGGTCGAGACATCAGCAGGCAAT ATGCAGATTACTACTGGAAGATACCACACATTCTTGATCAGCAGTTCATCTGTGTACTCGTGTGGATCTGGCTTGTGCGGTGTTCTCGGTCATGGTCCTGAAACTACACAATGTGTAACATTTACTCCCATTAATTTCCCATCTTTGGTACACGTTATTCAAGTTTCTGCTTCTAACAATCATGCTGCTTTTGTCATGAAATCTGGAGAG GTGTTCACATGTGGAGATAATTCGTCCTTTTGCTGCGGGCACAAGGATACAAGCCGACCCATTTTTAGGCCTAGACTTGTTGAAGCACTGAAAGAAGTTCCTTGCAAGCAG GTTGCTGCAGGGCTTAATTTTACAGTGTTTCTCACAAGAAGAGGCCATGTCTATACCTGTGGAACCAACACACTTGGCCAACTTGGTCATGGAGATACTATAGACAGACCAACACCCAAAGTTATTGAACTGCTTGAGGAAATTGGTTCTGTAGTCCAGATTGCTGCTGGTCCAAGTTATGTTTTAGCTGTAACCGACAATGGAGCTGTCTACTCTTTTGGGTCGGGTTCAAATTTCTGTCTTGGCCATGGAGAGCAACATGGTGAGTTCCAGCCACGTGTCATCCAGACATTTAAGAGAAAGGGTATCCATGTGCTTCGTGTTTCTGCTGGTGATGAGCATGCTGTGGCACTTGATTCCAGTGGATGT GTATATACCTGGGGTAAGGGCTACTGTGGTGCTTTAGGCCATGGTGATGAGATTGATAAGACTACTCCAGCACTTTTGAACAGCCTTAAGAGCCACCTAGCTGTGCAG ATCTGTGCTAGAAAGAGGAAAACCTTTGTTCTGGTTGATGATGGTTCagtatatggttttggatggaTGGGCTTTGGCAGCCTTGGGTTTCCAGACAGGGGAGCATCTGATAAAGTATTAAGACCTCGAGTCCTTGACAGCCTGAAGCCTCATCATGTTTCTCAAATCAGCACCGGGCTATATCACACTGTTGCAGTTACCAACCGGGGAAGAATCTTTGGATTTGGAGATAATGAAAGGGCACAGCTTGGGCATGACACTTTGAGAGCATGCCTTGAACCGACTGAAATTTTTGTACAAGAAATGGCTGATGATTTGAATCTTCTTCCAGAAAGCTTGTGA